The following proteins are co-located in the Neodiprion virginianus isolate iyNeoVirg1 chromosome 6, iyNeoVirg1.1, whole genome shotgun sequence genome:
- the LOC124307964 gene encoding fasciculation and elongation protein zeta-2-like, translated as MLQVRFLVHYLQELDFLDKHSVVPALQVRYLVNLDFQDKRSVVSALKVHYLVTLDVQDKCSVVSLSKVHYLVVSGSWRWSEVDEDEDKEDKDLCSLSETLIAELALRDELEYEKELKNQFISLLLAVQNRRRHYHVTKKRNQIQNSNSPLPQHRSIQDSKYLTTVIPYHMDSGPPDNQALQVLIKILKAIDEDSPTVPTLLTDYILKDLCPT; from the exons atgctccaggtccgGTTCCTG GTCCACTACCTGCAGGAACTCGACTTCCTGGACAAAcactccgtggttcctgcgctccaggttcGCTACCTGGTGAACCTCGACTTCCaagacaagcgctccgtagtttctgcgctcaaggttCACTACCTGGTGACACTTGACGTCCAGGACAagtgctccgtagtttctTTGTCCAAGGTCCATTACCTG GTAGTTAGCGGTagttggaggtggtcggaggtggacgaggatgAGGACAAGGAAGacaaggatttgtgctcg CTCAGCGAAACTTTAATAGCTGAGTTGGCATTGAGAGACGAGTTGGAGTATGAGAAGGAGCTTAAAAACCAGTTTATTTCATTGCTTCTCGCTGTTCAAAATCGGCGTAGACATTACCACGTGACAAAAAAGAGAAACCAAATACAAAATAGTAACAGCCCTTTGCCGCAGCATAGATCCATACAAGATTCCAAG TATTTGACAACAGTGATACCTTATCACATGGACAGTGGCCCACCTGATAATCAAGCTTTACAAGTCCTCATTAAGA tatTGAAGGCTATTGATGAGGATAGTCCAACGGTGCCCACATTATTAACGGACTACATATTAAAAG atCTGTGCCCCACTTAG
- the LOC124307389 gene encoding hemolymph lipopolysaccharide-binding protein-like isoform X1 produces MSCTLMYFLLGWAYFFGAVSIALPVTNSNNSTAIKKKEATQHRADYIYTLGIGAHKLHTEVVSWNDARRNCHDENASLVIVNSIAEAELIGQLINRAGKHNGWVGVHDFYHEGEFVTIHDETLIEAGFEGWVPGEPNDLSQGEDCVNVHTTGKMNDDNCNSKFVYVCELPRVRSSVEMNWVQASPSETQDPAGTTVNPTVHQSAVNIHNIFNFVPVNKCDS; encoded by the exons ATGTCGTGCACACTCATGTATTTTTTACTTGGATGGGCTTATTTCTTTGGCGCAGTTTCTATCGCTTTGCCGGTAACTAACTCAAATAACTCGACTGCAATTAAGAAAAAGGAGGCGACTCAACATCGGGCTGATTACAT ATACACACTCGGGATTGGTGCTCACAAGTTACATACCGAAGTCGTGAGCTGGAATGATGCCCGGCGGAATTGTCACGACGAAAATGCATCCCTAGTAATAGTCAACTCCATAGCCGAGGCAGAACTTATCGGTCAGCTCATTAATCGAGCGGGCAAACATAACGGTTGGGTTGGTGTCCATGACTTTTATCACGAAGGCGAGTTTGTAACTATCCACGACGAAACGCTGATCGAAGCTGGATTTGAAGGGTGGGTACCAGGGGAACCAAACGATTTATCGCAAGGCGAAGATTGTGTCAACGTTCATACCACTGGCAAGATGAACGATGATAATTGCAACAGTAAATTCGTCTACGTTTGCGAATTACCTCGTGTTCGGTCGAGTGTAGAAATGAACTGGGTTCAAGCAAGTCCTTCCGAAACGCAGGACCCTGCCGGTACCACAGTAAATCCTACAGTTCATCAATCTGCAGTTAATATTCataacattttcaatttcgttccAGTTAATAAATGCGATTCTTGA
- the LOC124307389 gene encoding hemolymph lipopolysaccharide-binding protein-like isoform X2, with product MQLRIRSTSRKLQPKYTLGIGAHKLHTEVVSWNDARRNCHDENASLVIVNSIAEAELIGQLINRAGKHNGWVGVHDFYHEGEFVTIHDETLIEAGFEGWVPGEPNDLSQGEDCVNVHTTGKMNDDNCNSKFVYVCELPRVRSSVEMNWVQASPSETQDPAGTTVNPTVHQSAVNIHNIFNFVPVNKCDS from the exons ATGCAGCTACGCATCCGATCAACCTCGCGAAAACTGCAACCGAA ATACACACTCGGGATTGGTGCTCACAAGTTACATACCGAAGTCGTGAGCTGGAATGATGCCCGGCGGAATTGTCACGACGAAAATGCATCCCTAGTAATAGTCAACTCCATAGCCGAGGCAGAACTTATCGGTCAGCTCATTAATCGAGCGGGCAAACATAACGGTTGGGTTGGTGTCCATGACTTTTATCACGAAGGCGAGTTTGTAACTATCCACGACGAAACGCTGATCGAAGCTGGATTTGAAGGGTGGGTACCAGGGGAACCAAACGATTTATCGCAAGGCGAAGATTGTGTCAACGTTCATACCACTGGCAAGATGAACGATGATAATTGCAACAGTAAATTCGTCTACGTTTGCGAATTACCTCGTGTTCGGTCGAGTGTAGAAATGAACTGGGTTCAAGCAAGTCCTTCCGAAACGCAGGACCCTGCCGGTACCACAGTAAATCCTACAGTTCATCAATCTGCAGTTAATATTCataacattttcaatttcgttccAGTTAATAAATGCGATTCTTGA